The following proteins come from a genomic window of Ochotona princeps isolate mOchPri1 chromosome 14, mOchPri1.hap1, whole genome shotgun sequence:
- the NUDT2 gene encoding bis(5'-nucleosyl)-tetraphosphatase [asymmetrical], producing the protein MALRACGLIIFRRCLTPKVDNGAIEFLLLQASDGIHHWTPPKGHVDPGENDLETALRETQEEAGLEASQLTIIEGFRKELNYVARGKPKTVIYWLAEVKDYNAEIRLSHEHQSYRWLGLDAACHLAEFQEMKAALREGHQFLCSTAT; encoded by the exons ATGGCCCTGAGAGCATGCGGCTTGATCATCTTCCGAAGATGCCTCACTCCCAAGGTGGATAACGGTGCGATCGAGTTTCTTCTGCTACAGGCATCGGATGGCATTCATCACTGGACTCCTCCCAAAG GCCATGTGGATCCAGGAGAGAATGACCTGGAAACAGCCCTAAGGGAGACTCAAGAGGAAGCAGGCCTAGAAGCAAGCCAGCTGACCATCATTGAAGGGTTCAGAAAGGAGCTCAATTATGTGGCCAGGGGGAAGCCCAAAACAGTCATTTACTGGCTGGCAGAAGTGAAGGACTACAATGCGGAGATCCGCCTCTCCCATGAGCACCAATCCTAccgctggctggggctggacgcGGCCTGCCACTTGGCCGAGTTCCAGGAGATGAAGGCGGCCCTCCGGGAAGGACACCAGTTCCTCTGCTCCACAGCGACCTGA